A window of Limanda limanda chromosome 4, fLimLim1.1, whole genome shotgun sequence genomic DNA:
AGACATTTGTACAGTATCTTACAGTCATGTGGTCTATAAACAGCATCAGCAGGATTAAATTAATCACAACAAAACTAGTCCAAACAACTTAGCATCAAACGATAAATGAAGCTCTGCTGCTACCTACTGGTCATAAACATTAAATGCTGTTCTCTATGCAAAACCAGTTCTTGACTGTTATTTAATCGCCTAATGATGTTTGTCTGCTGATGTGTTTTCTATTTACTTACAGTCTTAGTTTACTTTACTAAGTTTATAGTAAGTAAGAGGTCTAGCCGCTTCACCACAATACATGGAGATGCACATAATCGCATGGAAAACAGTCACAATACGATAGTATCAGTTCAGCACTTAACACTGAGCTTTGTTGGATGTAGAAATAATTATATATGTACAGCACATGCAACCccaatttgtatttttaaataattaacacattttttttaacttttgttgtttttaaacattttgattaaTGCAGCATTACACAGGGGACATTTTTTAGCTCTCTCTTCTTTGATGACTATGCTGCTTCCATACGGATGCAGGACTTTACATTGCAGTGAGTCACAGTCAGGACTGCAGACGATATGTTATACTTCTCACAAATTATTCAGGCTACAGCAGGTGCTCTGTGGGATGGATGCTGCCATGTTGTTGACAGAAAAAGTGTTTACATACTGTGGCAGGAAGAAATTGGGTCATTTGATTGTCTCACTAGCacggcaacccgcggctctggaTCCACAtgcggctcttcagcccctctgcagtggctccctgtacagtgttgtgcatgttgcGCTGCACTTTACAAATCAGTTTTTATATGATGAACATGAATGAACGTCACATTCACATAAGCAGAAGCTGCATTTGGTTTGTACctagcttcagtttctgtgtccgcctccatTCGTACATGTtctcacttttattttgaatattttgtcaAGTAAAATAGGCGTCACATCGTATTACTAATCTTGAGTCTTCGACCCCCGATCTTGGTAGGCTAAGCATGGATAAATCCCAAAAGAGAAAAgtctgcagctatatgttttattaatttcaaaGTGGTCTACTTCTTATttatacatttcccacaaatatggggaggactcaaataggcCTGGATagttctgtttttaatttatttcaaagtaggcctacacatgCCAGTgtattttgttctcctcttcataagagtttggtgttttcctttgttgtaGCAGGTGgaaatagcaataaaatgtcaacagttttctttatttaaaactttagtttttataaatgtttagtataactatatataaaactttataagctgtgttatcaaatatgtttgcggctccagacaaattttatttgggggaagagagGGCAAAATGTCTCTTTCGATAGTATAGGTTGCCTACCCCTGCACTAGCATCAAGCTGCATGCTTACAGCTACAGAATTATATTCACataacacatttcatttatcaTCAACATGTTCAATCTAGTTCAGACAGGTTTCGTGGCGCTGTTATTCTTTCCCTCATGAGCCTGAAAACAAATGCTCACCAAATCAGCATTTCAATCTTTTATCgagtttgtttatatttgtgtgagtTTCACAATTACTTTTCTGCTGTTGCTTTCAAGTGCTGTTTTGACACACATCACTCCTGCAAACTGGTATCATGAGatgttttaatcttttaaacAGTCTGAGCACTTTACTCAACTGTCCAACCACTTCATTTTCTTGCTGCTGTTTGCTTATTGTTTAAGTGTGACCTGAAGTAAAATTCTCTTCACAACCTCAGGAAAAAGGACCCCACTCACCTGTAGCATTGCTGGTGTGAGAGATGCAGTAGGTAGTGAGGGGCTGCAGAGGTTCATGGGGGAGAAGTCGGACGCGGtgaccagcagagcaggtgGACTGATCTGCAGGATTTTGGGCGGCTTGCGTGTCTTTCCAAAACTCTGAGTGCTGAATGTGGTAGAGCTGCTCACTGAGGATGAACTGGTTTCAGCATCCACAAAACAGATCTCATCTCCAGAGAGAGCGGTGCCGCTGTCCACCTGCtggacacagtgagacactTGTCATACTCTAAAATATCTGTGGATATACATTAGCAAAGCATGTGCCTTAGGCAGTGTACACATTTTTAAAGTAGAAACAGTAAGCCATAATAGTTTAGATTTTAATatagaacacacacaagaatGATCCCCTGGATTAATTGCGTAAGAACAGAAATTTTATGGATTCATTTTGTTGTTCACCTTGAGTGAAGTTAATAGTGAaacctatttttttttccttcgtTAGTGGTTGTTGGGTGGGGTGCTGCATGACTACAAGAACCAAATTGCATAGTTTAGCAACTATAAATATCACAAAAGATATTAATAACAACAAATCACAAGTCTGTTAATATTGTTTTGCTCAgtgtgtggatgttttttttgttgttattgcttttattctgtaaagCCCTTTGTGTTACATTGTATGAAAAGTGCTAAGCTTGACTCCTTGAATGACAATGGTTTGGTGTGTCGTGATGAACTTAAACAGAATCATCACTTGACTGTGCAGTAACTATCAATTCTTTATAAGATTTCATAAGagtcttttcattattttatgtttcaCATAACTTTAATATTTTACTGATCACTCTCACTGTTCTTTGTTGTTGTAATCATAAACAGACTCTGTTTGTGAGTCTGCAGAATCTGTGAAACACATTGACCAAAATGTATCgctatttacttttttttttgtatctgcaATTATATGCAAATAGCTGGTAATAAAGATAAGACAAAATGTTGTTTGGACCTAAAGACCTGTCTTTTGTAAAGAAATGTTTAACTGATAATAGAAAATAGTCAAACAGTAAGCAGTGTGCGGCAGTGGAAGACAGAGTCTGGTCTGctgtctgtctatctgctgTCTACACCAAAAGCCACCAAATATTGGCTGTTGCTCACAGAGGCCACCACCATCGGACGAATAACCAATGGGCTCCAAAATTGATGCTGTCGTAACCCATTGACCCTAAGAATGGACCTGTTGTTCATGTGAGATGCTTTAATGCTCACCATAGATGTGGCTATCGGATTTACAAACATGGAATTAGTATTTCTGCCTGCAGATCTACTAAGCGCTGTTTTTTGGGCTCCAGTCTGAGTTCACTCACAATGACACTCGTGTCACAGTCTTAGCTATTATTTATTGAAAGTTTATTTGGCTTCATCATTAATATATGGGTGCATTTAAATTTAACTGAGTCGGCTTTGAAAGGTAAGGAAATAAACTGTCATCAGATTCAAATGTCAAAAGTTGCTCAAATCTGATTGGTGCATGAAATTCAAACCAGTGAAGCAGAGTACACAAAGAACTTTAAAAACTTTTGGAGTTGGAACATATAAGAAGCTGACAGAGATAATAATGTCGCAGGGACAACTAATTAATTGCGtgtgatgtgtttgtatgtatatttGCCTTCTCCTGTGCCTGAGAGTCTCTCAGCTCTGCCGCCTTAGCATTTGTGGGCTGAGATGATCCAGACTCGATGTCGCTGTCAATCACCAGTTCCTGAGAGGAGTCAGGCACTAAACTTCGGGATGGGCTGGCTGACGTCAGTTCTGATAAGCTGAACGTTGGTTCTGATGGGCGGATGTGTTCAAATAAGAAGACAGAATGGTGCGGCAGGGAGGAGTGTGAGCTGATGTCTTCAACCCTCCGGGGCGGAGCTTGCAGATGATTGAAGTGGTTGGACACAATGATTGGCTCGTTGGCAACCTGAGGAGGCGATGCTAGTGCTGGTTTCGAAGGGGTGTTTCCAAACTTGATGACAGACGGCAAAGCAGTTGGCTGTTGTGGCTGGCTCTGGGCTGTGGCAGTGAGACCCCTCTTGTCTGCCATCTTCTCTGCTGGGTTCTCCATTTTTATGGACTTGAAGAGCTGGCGTCCATTTTG
This region includes:
- the elk4 gene encoding ETS domain-containing protein Elk-4, yielding MDNSVTLWQFLLQLLLDSSNDQLICWTNEEGEFKLRQAEEVARLWGARKNKPNMNYDKLSRALRYYYDKNIIKKVNGQKFVYRFVSYPEILKGDVTTRTDGGDVGGGGVPPLTRRDSTQQEGESGDGGQEGGSTGALGSSIKQSNRNDYIHSGLYTSFTLNSLQNGRQLFKSIKMENPAEKMADKRGLTATAQSQPQQPTALPSVIKFGNTPSKPALASPPQVANEPIIVSNHFNHLQAPPRRVEDISSHSSLPHHSVFLFEHIRPSEPTFSLSELTSASPSRSLVPDSSQELVIDSDIESGSSQPTNAKAAELRDSQAQEKVDSGTALSGDEICFVDAETSSSSVSSSTTFSTQSFGKTRKPPKILQISPPALLVTASDFSPMNLCSPSLPTASLTPAMLQTPTLLLTPSPLLSNIHFWSTLSPVAPLSPATRRQGGHLFQFPSVLTPQFQIPVFSTDGTNTPGPISPDPQKT